The following proteins are co-located in the Desulfobacterales bacterium genome:
- the ahcY gene encoding adenosylhomocysteinase has protein sequence MSNKENDKAIVPELDLSLPYQVADISLAGDGFKEMELSENEMPGLMAVREKYGKDKPLKGMRVTGSLHMTIQTAMLIETLYQLGADIRWASCNIFSTQDHAAAAIAKAGSAAVFAWKGESLEDYWWCTEQALTWPDGTGPDLIVDDGGDATLFVHEGVKAEDDPSMLEKEYDVYEYQCVINRLKAAYQRDPQHWHKVAKNIRGVSEETTTGVSRLYQLAKKGELLFPAVNVNDSVTKSKFDNIYGCRDSLADGIKRATDTMVAGKTIVICGYGDVGKGCAQSMRGFGARVIVTEIDPICALQAAMEGYEVSTMEEMAPEGDIFVTASGCCDVVTGEHMEQMKNEAIVCNIGHFDHEIEMSYLENNCERTNIKPQVDQWHLKSGRSIIVLAEGRLVNLGCATGHPSFVMSNSFTNQTLAQIKLAQEDLEKQVYTLPKDLDEEVARLHLARLSVKMTRLNEKQSEYLGVPVDGPYKPDHYRY, from the coding sequence ATGTCAAATAAAGAAAATGATAAGGCCATTGTACCGGAACTGGATCTTTCGCTGCCCTATCAGGTGGCGGATATTTCGCTGGCCGGCGACGGATTCAAGGAAATGGAGCTCTCGGAAAATGAAATGCCGGGTCTGATGGCGGTCCGCGAAAAATACGGCAAGGACAAGCCGCTTAAGGGGATGCGGGTGACCGGCAGTCTGCATATGACCATCCAGACCGCCATGCTGATCGAGACCCTGTATCAGCTGGGCGCAGACATCCGATGGGCCTCCTGCAACATTTTTTCCACCCAGGATCATGCGGCCGCAGCCATTGCCAAGGCCGGCAGCGCGGCGGTGTTTGCCTGGAAGGGCGAATCTCTGGAGGACTACTGGTGGTGTACCGAGCAGGCCCTTACCTGGCCGGACGGCACCGGCCCCGACCTGATCGTTGACGACGGCGGGGATGCCACCCTGTTCGTGCATGAAGGGGTAAAGGCGGAGGATGATCCGTCCATGCTGGAGAAAGAGTACGATGTGTATGAATACCAGTGCGTAATCAACCGGCTGAAGGCAGCCTATCAGCGTGACCCTCAGCACTGGCACAAGGTGGCCAAAAATATCCGCGGTGTTTCCGAGGAAACCACCACCGGTGTCAGCCGTCTCTATCAGCTGGCCAAAAAGGGAGAACTCCTGTTTCCGGCCGTTAACGTCAACGACTCGGTCACCAAGAGCAAGTTTGACAATATTTACGGCTGCCGGGATTCCCTGGCAGACGGCATCAAGCGGGCCACGGATACCATGGTGGCCGGAAAAACCATCGTTATCTGCGGTTATGGCGACGTGGGCAAGGGATGCGCCCAGTCCATGCGCGGGTTCGGCGCCCGGGTCATTGTTACGGAAATCGATCCCATCTGCGCGCTCCAGGCGGCCATGGAGGGCTATGAAGTCTCGACCATGGAGGAGATGGCGCCCGAGGGCGATATCTTTGTCACCGCCTCCGGCTGCTGCGACGTGGTGACCGGCGAGCACATGGAGCAGATGAAAAACGAGGCCATTGTCTGCAATATCGGCCACTTTGATCACGAGATCGAGATGAGCTACCTGGAGAACAACTGCGAAAGAACCAATATCAAACCGCAGGTGGATCAGTGGCACCTGAAATCCGGCCGCTCAATTATCGTGCTGGCCGAAGGCCGGCTGGTCAACCTGGGCTGTGCCACCGGACATCCCAGCTTTGTCATGAGCAACTCCTTCACCAACCAGACCCTGGCCCAGATCAAGCTGGCCCAGGAGGACCTGGAAAAGCAGGTCTATACCCTGCCCAAGGATCTGGATGAAGAGGTGGCAAGGCTCCATCTGGCACGGCTCAGTGTGAAGATGACCCGGCTCAATGAGAAGCAGTCCGAATACCTCGGCGTGCCGGTGGATGGGCCCTATAAGCCGGATCATTATCGGTATTAA
- a CDS encoding metalloregulator ArsR/SmtB family transcription factor produces the protein MDSLKYFKALSDETRIRLMNIMLHHELKVGELVSVLEMGQSRISRHLKILAEAGLVENLREGVSGFYYIARKGPGRRFIDAVRYLFEDDPVYEADIRRAAQMIEERKRHTLQFFDDIGPRWDLFKGEILGGFDLNQAILRDAGKHRVGVDLGCGTGDLLEPLKRHAEKVIGVDSSPRMLEETRKRFQDAGEKIEIRLGEIEHLPLSDGEADFAVISLVLQYLAKPEAAVGEVSRVLTPGGLFIVADFDKHENLGLRETYGARWLGFTPEEVENWLTANGFSLQRIDNYELEKGLPLNIYQAVKN, from the coding sequence ATGGACAGCCTCAAATATTTTAAAGCCCTTTCGGATGAGACCCGCATCCGGCTGATGAACATCATGCTCCACCATGAACTCAAGGTGGGCGAACTGGTGTCGGTGCTCGAAATGGGGCAATCCCGGATCTCCAGGCATTTGAAAATTCTGGCTGAGGCCGGCCTGGTGGAAAATCTCCGGGAAGGGGTCTCGGGCTTTTATTACATCGCCCGCAAGGGGCCGGGGCGGCGGTTCATTGATGCAGTGCGCTACCTGTTTGAAGATGATCCGGTTTATGAAGCCGATATCCGGCGGGCGGCCCAAATGATTGAGGAACGCAAACGTCACACCCTGCAGTTTTTCGATGATATCGGCCCCCGCTGGGACCTTTTCAAGGGCGAGATATTAGGGGGATTCGATCTGAATCAGGCGATTCTCAGGGATGCAGGCAAGCACCGGGTCGGGGTCGATTTGGGCTGCGGCACCGGCGATCTGCTGGAACCCCTGAAGCGCCATGCGGAAAAGGTGATCGGCGTGGACAGCTCGCCGCGGATGCTAGAGGAGACCAGGAAACGGTTTCAGGATGCGGGCGAAAAGATAGAGATACGGCTCGGTGAAATCGAGCATCTGCCCCTTAGCGACGGAGAAGCCGATTTCGCGGTTATCTCATTGGTTCTTCAGTATCTGGCCAAGCCTGAGGCGGCCGTTGGGGAGGTAAGCCGGGTGCTGACACCGGGCGGGCTTTTTATCGTGGCGGATTTTGACAAGCACGAGAATTTAGGGCTTCGGGAAACATACGGTGCCCGCTGGCTCGGATTTACGCCCGAGGAAGTGGAAAACTGGCTGACAGCCAATGGATTCAGCCTGCAGAGGATCGATAATTACGAACTGGAAAAGGGGCTGCCGCTGAATATTTATCAAGCCGTTAAAAATTAA
- a CDS encoding class II D-tagatose-bisphosphate aldolase, non-catalytic subunit produces MAHLVDHLMRIRAEGRKIPVIVAFCFSDDLALKACLAGCREAGAIPVIMATMNQVNSDGGYAGLTANQFVQKVKHLSKEAGYDGPIIFGRDHGGPFIVEAHKKWSRPEAMAWVKKNIIQDLEAGFTCWHADGTSGRDDELEAAQLPVRMIAEITLELIEYCEDARKRRKIGPVSYEVGSEEQQGGLTTPEGMDQYLRALTSGLLARGLGQARIDFVVAQTGTHMKLHYDKAAQDFELVQNGFQPRLVAALDEIAEKYRSDYQKFLFTQHYSDHMIPADARALRRFGAGKVNFGPEMTMPELKRLLAWEREETAMLKKRGRLHLASHFRETLLTHLDQRPDFWQKFIPMEMTVQETGHVPSIFEFAPNVQDALIVFRGRYVKSRPACRAAAEKLLDNLVSLEIAEHPRQAIISEIKTNTVLPRLGQFQMTDRLDKIGY; encoded by the coding sequence ATGGCCCATCTGGTCGACCACCTTATGCGCATCCGTGCGGAAGGCAGGAAAATCCCGGTGATCGTGGCTTTCTGCTTTTCAGATGATCTGGCCCTAAAGGCCTGCCTGGCCGGATGCCGGGAGGCAGGCGCCATCCCCGTAATCATGGCCACCATGAATCAGGTCAATTCGGACGGCGGATATGCCGGACTGACGGCAAACCAATTTGTGCAAAAGGTCAAACACCTTTCAAAGGAAGCGGGCTATGACGGCCCGATCATTTTTGGCCGGGATCACGGCGGCCCTTTTATCGTGGAGGCGCATAAAAAATGGTCCCGCCCGGAAGCAATGGCCTGGGTTAAAAAAAATATCATCCAGGATCTTGAGGCCGGCTTTACATGCTGGCATGCGGACGGCACGTCGGGCCGTGACGACGAACTCGAAGCGGCGCAGCTGCCGGTGCGGATGATCGCGGAAATCACCCTGGAGTTGATCGAATATTGCGAAGATGCGCGCAAGCGGCGCAAAATCGGTCCCGTCTCCTATGAAGTGGGCTCCGAAGAGCAGCAGGGCGGGCTGACCACTCCTGAAGGGATGGATCAATACCTCCGGGCTTTAACTTCAGGTCTTCTGGCGCGGGGACTTGGGCAGGCGCGGATTGATTTCGTGGTGGCCCAGACCGGCACGCACATGAAACTCCACTATGATAAAGCCGCACAGGATTTTGAGCTGGTTCAAAACGGATTTCAGCCGCGGCTGGTGGCGGCTTTAGATGAAATCGCGGAAAAATACCGGTCCGATTATCAGAAGTTTTTGTTTACTCAGCACTATTCGGATCATATGATCCCGGCGGATGCCCGTGCCCTGCGCCGGTTCGGTGCGGGAAAGGTTAATTTCGGCCCGGAGATGACCATGCCGGAGCTAAAGCGCCTGCTGGCATGGGAACGTGAAGAAACGGCCATGCTTAAAAAGAGGGGGAGACTACATCTGGCATCGCACTTCCGGGAGACCCTGCTGACGCATCTGGACCAGCGGCCGGATTTCTGGCAAAAATTCATCCCAATGGAAATGACGGTCCAGGAAACCGGGCACGTGCCATCCATTTTTGAATTCGCCCCGAATGTACAGGATGCGCTGATCGTCTTTCGGGGCCGGTATGTCAAAAGCCGGCCGGCCTGCCGGGCGGCCGCGGAAAAACTGCTGGATAATCTGGTTTCTCTGGAAATTGCTGAACATCCAAGGCAGGCCATCATATCTGAAATCAAGACCAATACGGTGCTGCCCCGGCTGGGGCAGTTTCAAATGACAGACCGGCTTGATAAAATTGGATATTAA
- a CDS encoding cobalamin-independent methionine synthase II family protein, producing the protein MTLPTEPIGSIPRPKELVEAIQAYEKGRLDRSELDEMYDQAVRQTIAEFEATGSPVITDGEQSKPSFATYPIHGLDNLAPDGIKLVFRDGHIRQLPRLKEGPFQYKIHADRYLEEALEHATKPVKQPVISASALSLIYPEAGIDGYPKEKFLEDLVDEAEKEIRLCLQKGAYNVQIDFTEGRLAVKLDPTRKLLKSFIDLNNRVLNRFSEEERKRIGIHTCPGGDQDSTHSADVDYVELLPLLFSLNAGSFYMQFASEPDKERVLQCINKYMGHEQMIFLGVIDVTNPRVESPEEVRDLILKAAEYIPVVQLGTTDDCGFSPFSDDLSTSRQAAFDMIRARLEGTRLAAKELNL; encoded by the coding sequence ATGACACTGCCCACTGAACCCATCGGCAGCATCCCCCGGCCGAAAGAACTGGTTGAGGCCATCCAGGCCTATGAAAAGGGGCGGCTCGACCGAAGTGAATTAGATGAAATGTATGACCAGGCGGTCCGGCAAACCATCGCAGAATTCGAAGCTACCGGATCGCCGGTGATCACCGATGGCGAGCAGAGCAAACCCAGCTTTGCCACATACCCGATCCATGGGCTGGACAACCTTGCCCCGGATGGCATCAAACTCGTATTCAGAGACGGTCATATCCGTCAGCTCCCGCGCCTTAAGGAAGGGCCATTTCAATATAAGATCCATGCGGACCGCTATCTGGAGGAGGCGCTGGAGCATGCCACGAAACCGGTAAAGCAGCCCGTGATTTCGGCTTCCGCACTGAGCCTGATCTATCCTGAAGCGGGCATTGACGGCTATCCAAAGGAGAAATTCCTTGAAGACCTGGTGGATGAAGCGGAAAAGGAAATCCGGCTCTGCTTGCAAAAAGGCGCATACAATGTTCAGATTGATTTTACCGAAGGCCGCCTGGCCGTTAAACTCGATCCGACCCGTAAGCTGTTAAAATCGTTTATCGACCTGAACAACCGGGTTTTGAACCGCTTTTCCGAAGAAGAGCGCAAGCGCATCGGCATCCACACCTGCCCCGGCGGGGATCAGGATTCCACACACAGCGCGGATGTGGATTATGTAGAGCTGCTGCCGCTGCTTTTTTCATTAAATGCCGGGAGTTTTTACATGCAGTTTGCGAGTGAACCTGACAAGGAGCGGGTGCTTCAGTGCATCAATAAATACATGGGCCATGAACAGATGATTTTTCTGGGCGTGATCGATGTGACCAACCCGCGGGTGGAGTCCCCGGAAGAAGTCCGGGACCTGATTTTAAAAGCCGCGGAGTATATCCCGGTGGTTCAGCTCGGCACCACGGATGACTGCGGGTTCTCTCCGTTTTCAGACGATCTTTCCACATCGCGGCAGGCCGCCTTTGACATGATCCGGGCCCGCCTGGAGGGTACGCGGCTCGCCGCAAAAGAACTGAACCTTTAA
- the amrS gene encoding AmmeMemoRadiSam system radical SAM enzyme has protein sequence MREAMLYEKIKENEVHCYLCNHHCRIKPDEFGTCGMRQNLDGTLYTHAYGEVIAANADPIEKKPLYHFLPGTRSFSVATMGCNFQCEFCQNWQISQANRRTDSRSRGYELPPEKIVQEAKSRGCESIAYTYTEPTIFFEYAYDTAKLAKPEGIANVFVTNGFMTREALETMQPYLDACNVDLKAFNKDFYKNVCHGRLQPVLDTIRSLKALNIWVEVTTLIVPGANDSEAELKGIAEFIAGVDTNIPWHISRFHPDYKYDHVGPTPISVMKTAFELGKAAGLKHIYMGNVPGESLDTYCSGCKDLLIRRGFSGGEVNLSEDGRCPKCGQALAGVFRH, from the coding sequence ATGCGCGAGGCCATGCTATATGAAAAAATCAAAGAAAACGAGGTTCACTGCTATCTCTGCAACCATCACTGCCGCATCAAGCCGGATGAATTCGGCACTTGCGGCATGCGCCAGAATCTTGACGGCACCCTGTATACGCATGCCTACGGTGAGGTGATCGCCGCCAATGCCGATCCCATTGAAAAAAAGCCGCTTTACCATTTTCTGCCCGGCACCCGCTCGTTTTCCGTTGCCACCATGGGCTGCAATTTCCAGTGCGAATTCTGCCAGAACTGGCAGATTTCCCAGGCCAACAGGCGCACGGACAGCCGGTCCCGCGGCTATGAACTCCCGCCGGAAAAGATCGTCCAGGAGGCCAAATCAAGGGGCTGCGAGAGCATTGCCTATACGTATACCGAGCCCACGATTTTTTTCGAATACGCTTATGATACCGCCAAGTTGGCAAAACCGGAAGGCATCGCCAATGTTTTCGTCACCAACGGGTTCATGACCCGGGAGGCGCTTGAAACCATGCAGCCCTATTTGGACGCCTGCAATGTGGATCTAAAAGCCTTTAATAAGGACTTTTACAAGAATGTCTGCCACGGCCGCCTGCAGCCGGTGCTCGATACCATCCGCAGCCTGAAAGCGCTTAACATCTGGGTTGAGGTAACCACTTTGATTGTGCCCGGCGCCAATGATTCCGAGGCGGAACTGAAAGGCATTGCCGAGTTTATCGCCGGCGTAGATACGAATATCCCCTGGCATATCAGCCGGTTTCATCCGGACTACAAATACGACCACGTCGGCCCCACCCCGATCTCTGTGATGAAAACTGCGTTTGAACTGGGCAAGGCGGCCGGACTGAAACACATTTACATGGGCAATGTGCCCGGGGAATCGCTGGATACGTATTGTTCCGGCTGCAAAGACCTGCTGATCCGCCGCGGTTTTTCCGGCGGAGAGGTCAACCTCTCGGAAGACGGCCGCTGCCCCAAGTGCGGGCAAGCGTTGGCCGGCGTTTTCAGGCATTAA